In Astyanax mexicanus isolate ESR-SI-001 chromosome 7, AstMex3_surface, whole genome shotgun sequence, the genomic stretch tattcgtctataataaatgtcagtttttattcctattttttatatatattattaatcccttttaaactgttaatgctcagcggcactgtaaatgagggtccctatccagtgtgaataaccgattgcttgtttaatattcagtgttgcaaaaccagtttttacataaacaataaacagaataaaaaataaaattattttattttatttaagctgctggtgtttctttcgcagcctgacgcgcagtcatttttctatgcgctctccttctgtaaaacggacaacccgtagagtccacgtcgcctcagccacctgcgagtccatgtacgtctcttccgtggactttcagcgcacaacagggcacaaataagcaaagctaagcgctttcttttgcaaggcgttgtgttgaagcgagagtttgtacgcaaagaaagctccgcctacgggctgcgtttagacgtgcagtgtaagctcccccgtcgcagcaggtcagtcggaccgtacagtgtgtgcagatgaatcgcaggcgttgttcatacacgacaaacgattcaaacgtgctgtttgagctctccagaacgcatccgattaaaaaaatcgcacagtgtccgcctggctttacacactacaattagattatcagaatctgataggtctacctctgttgacactgaaatgttgtggacattcctacatatgtcattcttttaatacagccaaattaaaaaccctttaaattgaacaaagggtgcacaaattctgcaaaatggtgacctaaaaaatagtattatgaggttttactaaaaggacagcaaaaattagtcctaaggggcctacacaattgctaatctttaattgatacttctttcttttgatcactccacccctgatcagttcagtttgggtctttcccacactgaccctcctctgcgctccgctgattggctgtttcttctgaaaggcgggactttctccttgaaccggcaccacgattggtttagAGGCACACCGCGGTCAGTGCCCCGTAtccttaataataaagttttttaaatttcaatacaatacgggaaatttacgggaaagtactaatacgggaggacggcgggaacgaggagtaaaatacggtagtttcccggccaaaacgggagacttgacaggtatgacctGCGCACCTTAACGAGCTGAGAACTGTCCAATCACACGAGGATACAAACACTGACACGGACGCGATTGGCTACAAGATACAACCAACCAGAAAGCAGCTTGGGGGTCACCTGATTACCAAGCAGTCTCCGAGCtccatttatattttaaatactatttctacatttattaccGTGGATTTGTTTAAAGCTCATTTCCAACACTAAACAAAAACGAGGGTCTTCCAATAAATCATAATTATAACATAATAAGTCATAATGATGAGATACTCAGTCATAATTATTAGATAATAAGTCATAATGATGGGATACTCAGTCATCCTTATAAAATACTAACTCATAATTATGAAAGTCAGTCATACTTATAAAATACTAACTCATAATTACGATACTCAGTCATAATTATTAGataataagtcataattatgagctagaaagtcataattatgagaaaaTAAATCATTATGAGACAGTACATCATTATAATGGGCCAGTAAGTCGTTATTATAAGACAGTAAGACATACTTATGAAACAATAAATTATCATTAtgagacagtaagtcattatGAGATACTGAGTCGTAATTATAAGACAGTAATTCAGAATTATAAGataataagtcataattatgagatactcaATTATAACTATAGATACTAAGCCATAACTATGAGACATACAGACATACAATGTCATTATTATGAgagtcataattataagatagTAATTAATTGTTATCAGACAGTACTTCATttttatgagatagtaagtcataattattagataataagtcataattatgagaaagtaaATCATTACGAGACAGCAAGTCATTTTTATAAGACAGTAAGTCATTGTTACAAAATAGTAAGTAATAATTATAAGTAATTCATATTGACATACTCAGTTGTAATTATGAGACAGtaatgagatagtaagtcataattgagACAGAAAGTATGAGGTATGAGGTAgtatgtcattttaaaataagtcACAATTGAGATAGTATGCCATAAGTATTAGATCTCATAATAGTAAGTTAGTGTCTCATTATGATGACCTATATACCATCAATATATGTAATATTACCACTCATGTAATCGTTGATACTTATTTGCCTCAGTCTATGTGCAATAATATTGGTCACTGCTTAGTTTAAAGCATACATACTAGGATCATACTTCCtctaatcttgtttttttctagATCTATATTCTTTGCATATCaagattttattttacattgttgtACTTACTCATAACAATTACTCTCAAAAATGGTCTCTTTGGACTGTCAATATTTCATTGACAATGTTCAAGTAAATTATTTTGAATAATGATCCTGTAAAACCTTTTGTTTTAACTTGATTTAACAATTCAGCATTATTTTCATTAATAGAACTGTTAACACAAATGGCAACAGTTTCTGTATTTCAAAAAAATTGATGTTTAGCAATAAAAGTATCAACTTATATTTATTATAACTTTAATCTTACTACAGACCATTACTTTCACATTAATAAAAGTCCATTTTCAGAAGGAAATGCATTATGCTAAAGATGACAGGGCCAAAATCAAGGATCAGCTGTTTAGGGAAACCCAATTTTCATTAAACTAAGATACTTCAAAAACAGTCCAAAGATGCAGACAAAGATAAGAATAGTCTGGGATAGACAATTTTAGTAGGTGGGGAAAAATAATAAAGACGAACAAAGCTCCTAAGATCCATGTCGTTTCCccaattagctatttttcaaaaaCATGTTACCACAAATTGTGTTTCAACACCACTTAAGTTCTGTTCTAAAATACAGACATGTTATTCTCAAACATCAATTAAGGTATGCCTACACCTGCATATTTTTacatcaatatatttttattttatttggattaaCGGCTATAAATTGGAGGTTTTCACCTGATGAAAACAAGTTACTGGGGGTGATGCATATGTGGCTTCTACATTTTAGCACTTGGTAAAAAAGCAAGCATGTtaccaaataataaaacagtttaataaaaaCTCAAAGTTTAATCATAATATACAAAGTTTTATTATAAAAATTGTCTACACAAATTTAAAGCTCAATGTCTAAAAAAATTGAGACTTCTACTACATAACATTGTTCCTCATTTTCCTTACAATGGCAGTGGAAAAAATGTTGGGTATAGAGAGAAACCACAGCTATCAAACAAAAGAAAGCAGTGCTTAAGAAACAAGAACAGCTGACAAATTTACAAAACAGTACATGACCTCATATGTATTTGATCTATACACATTCCTGTACATGTTTTGAAAATACtcaaatgctaaaaaaataaaatgcattttcacATTGTTCTGAAAAACAATTCAGCTCAAGTTTCCTGACAAACTTATTAATCATCGTCATCATCCTCATCgtcatcctcctcctcatcatcttcatcctcctcatcatcgtcgtcatcatcatcTGTGGCTTCCACCTTCTTGCCTGCTGGCCGGCCGGGTCCGCCCTTCTTTGCAACATCAGCCTTTGCCCCCTTAGCGCGGTACGCGGCAACATCCTTCAAAATCGACAACGAACggaattagtttatttaaagttCCATCAAAAACAAACTGAACACAGGAAAATAGACACTAGTGTGTGCATTTTTACCTTCTCGTATTTCTCCTTCAGCTTCATGGCTTTCTGCTCGTATGGGGCCTTGTCCTTGGGAGACTGTTTGGACCACATTTCTCCAAGCTTCTTTGCGATGTCACCGATGGAGATACCGGGGTGTTCGCTCTTCACCTTGGGGCGATGGTCGGAGCAGAAAACGAAGAAAGCAGATCTGCATGAACAACAAGAATAAGTCAACATAAAGCAATCTTAAAACACAATATGTTCCTTCacgttgtcaaaaaaaaaaaaaaatcaatcatttAAACTTACGGTGGCCTCTTTGGTGCATTTGGgtccttctttttctttcctttcttggCACCTTTGGGTGGGATGTAGGTTTTCATCTCCCGGTCGTAGCGGACCTTGTCGTTTTTGGCCAGGTCCTCGAACTTGGTTTTCTCTTTGGGTGACATGGTCTGTGAAACAGGACaaattaaaaaacttttaaaaaaataaaataaaataccaccaACACAAAATTAAGACCAATTCCAGCAAGTTTATGATCCCTTTATTTGACATTTTGCTTTGCACAAACAAATATGAACCTGTTCTTAAACTAAAATTAGAGTTCAGTGCAATATTGGGGTTATTTATTAAATCTAAATCTCCCCATGCCTACACAGCATCATTTCTGCTACCTAAATAAAGGCAAATAATAAACTACAGGCAGTAATTAAGCCAACTATTTAATATGGAAGataatattcaaaatatttttttttttcaaaaaatatgatttaaaacaaataatggttcattatattatatatatatatatatatatatatatatatatatatatatatatatatatatatatatatatatatatatatatgaatttaaGGCTTTTAAGAAGATCCTGTCAGTTCAGCACAGCCCTGCTTTCTCATCCATTCCGCTTAAGCCACGCCTCCTGCTATGACACCTCCAGTTACTACCAACCCCCACAGGGGGAGGGGAAAAACACTCAAAACATGCCCAGTGTGAAGCAGTGATGGGAAACGCACTGCAACAACTGCGTTGGAAAGATTCATTCAAGTGAATCGGTTCATATGAACAAGCCAATCACGAGTCGGTTCTTACATTAACCATAGCATTCACACAAACACTCGTCAGCTATATTAAGCTGCACTTCTCACTTGCACCGGAAATTCTAAGGAATTCAGTTAAATAAGgagtttcttataaaatcaaatgTCAGTTTACAAAAGTCATTGCAAAACATGTTTTACCTGACCTTTAAAATTAATAACTTAActgtaatcatttattataaattaaagaATCTCAGCTTGAGCAAAGAATTTGCACTAAATTAACTAAACAAGCCtgttttaaaataagattaaaagaataaaaataaaaaaaacagtattatccAGTATAAAAAGAATGAAGAACCCAAAAAAACAAGCATTAGTCTCGAAGACTCGTTCGGTTTAAAAATAAATCCGCAACAACCGAGTTAAACGAACGATTCACTCATGAGTCGAATCTCAGTTTGCGCAAAGGAATAAAGTGTagttttaatgagtttaaatgGTTAAACATTCAAGTAACAAAATATACAAACTCTGAAGTTCACATGCGcgtataaaaaatgtaaactatAAAACAAAACCCAAAAAGCAAGTTAGTCTGAAAGACTCGTTCAGTTCAAAAATAAATCCTAAAGAGTCGAGTTAAACGAACGATTCGCTTACGCAAATATCTTAAACCtggaaaaacaaaccaaaattaaacGAAGCTTAATTGgtgtaaacacattttaaattaattacagaAATTAGGAATTTGCAGTTATAACTTAAAAATACAAATAGTCTAGAAGAAATAAGCTAATTGTTAAGTTCAAAATAAGATAAACAAACGATTCGCTCAAAATTTGGACCAGAACAAATGGAGCTAAGTGTTAACAGTTTtacaataaagtaataaaaagagCAAACTCTTAACCTAACAGAAAATATATAACGTTAACAAGATTTGCCCGGAAGActcgtttagctcaaataaatccAAAAGAACCGAGTTATACAAACGATTCGCTCACGAGTCGAATCTCAGCTTACGCAAAGAACTTAAACCAGGAAAAAAATCCGGGTAGTTTTAAAAAGAAGCTTAAAACTATTAAAAGcgtttaaataataaagtaataaaaataactcACCTTCCATCTCTCAGCACACTTCTTGGAAAACTCTGCGAAATTGACAGAAGTTCCAGGGTGTTTCTTCTTGTGCTCTTCCCGGCAGGTCTGCACAAAAAACGCGTAGGAAGAAGTCTTTCCCCTCGGCTTGTTCGGATCTTTACCCATGGCGGCTAAAGTCTGTGGTTAAAAAGCTGCGGAgaggaaaaacacacaaaactgaaTAAACAGCTTTCTTAGAACCGAATCACGCAGCCAACAGTTACAGCAAACGTATCAGCCGCTTTAATCCGATCAGGTTCCTGCCAGTGGAGCTCACTGAACAATAGCTAGACTGAGCGCACCACGACGCACGAGCTGCACGAACtctccagtccaccttaaatagagCGGCTGTTACACTGTAGAGCCGAGGAGGGCGGTGAAGGCGCCATAGTGTACGTAACACGTTAGCTAatgcgccatttaaggtggactggacaGCTCTAACAAGAAGCCAACTTCAGCGTTGCTGTAAGCGCCCCTCCATTTTGTTTCCCGCCTAAACTAGtacattagcttagcttactcgttttataccattttaaagttgttttaaagGGTTTTAAAACACTGTTACCCTCTTAAATTAGTTTAAGTCGGCTAGGGTGACCAATTTAGAACCTTTATGATTCTATAcggctttattttattatattttcgcGTATTTGTAGATATCTAGATAACTTTAAAGTTAGTTTTAACTAACGTTATAAAtaaatagctaggttagctaactggctataaaATGTTGCTAAGCTAACCTATGTGCTTTTCCCTATTTTTtcacccttttattttatttagctaagttagttagcttAGTTACTTGTAGAAACGTGTTAAGGTTGGTTAGATATGTTAATACTttagataaagaaaataaatagctAATATCAAAACACATTAACTAAGACTTACATTTAACGCAAGAATATAACTATAACTTAAGCCTACTAAATTTTAAACAATCCTAATTTTAAAGCCAGTAGCATTTCTAGCTctaataaaactatttaaaaacacaatttcCAACAAACTAACCCATCCCTCTCAAAGACACGAGATAAAACAGGACCAAACTATTAATTTAAAGCAGAAAAATGAACACTTACCTATAAATACACAAAGTAATCCACTTCTATCCCTCAGAAAAATCACACTGCGCCTCTTCCCCACTGCTGTAGTCTCTGCTATCGATACGGTCCCAGCTCCAGCCTGATTAAATGCCTCCGGGGCTCCGCCCTCAAGGgcatgttctgattggctgctcacTTTCAAAATTCAAAACTTTCCCGCCCACCGAAGAGAATGTCAAGCCTCTATTGGCTGTTGGATTTATCAATCACTCCCCCTCAGCCCCAGCGGGTGACGGTTATGTTTGTGTTCTCGCTATT encodes the following:
- the hmgb2a gene encoding high mobility group protein B2a; this encodes MGKDPNKPRGKTSSYAFFVQTCREEHKKKHPGTSVNFAEFSKKCAERWKTMSPKEKTKFEDLAKNDKVRYDREMKTYIPPKGAKKGKKKKDPNAPKRPPSAFFVFCSDHRPKVKSEHPGISIGDIAKKLGEMWSKQSPKDKAPYEQKAMKLKEKYEKDVAAYRAKGAKADVAKKGGPGRPAGKKVEATDDDDDDDEEDEDDEEEDDDEDDDDD